In a single window of the Terrirubrum flagellatum genome:
- a CDS encoding DUF3750 domain-containing protein: MRILKRFLIFFLAVYLAPLGLHAAIFLSQERPTDWRSANWSSAALLPPPATSEPAAVYVFAGRVARSRGVFAHHHWMVVKERGATAYTRYDVTSWAGVRENGWAPDGRWFGDTPILVGKIEGEAAERAIPKVRAAVLRWRDDFERYVLWPGPNSNSFIAMLVAAIPDSGISLLPTGIGKDYRGTGFYAGATPSHSGVQASAYGVLGFSLGWVEGVELNLLGLVAGLDVRRPALKLPGFGRIGAAPVAD, from the coding sequence ATGCGCATTCTCAAACGTTTCCTGATCTTCTTTCTCGCGGTGTATCTCGCGCCGCTCGGGCTGCACGCGGCTATTTTCCTCTCGCAGGAGAGGCCGACAGACTGGCGCAGCGCCAACTGGTCGAGCGCGGCGCTCCTGCCGCCGCCGGCGACGTCCGAGCCCGCCGCGGTCTATGTCTTCGCCGGGCGCGTGGCGCGCAGCCGCGGCGTATTCGCGCATCATCACTGGATGGTGGTGAAGGAGCGCGGCGCGACGGCCTACACGCGCTACGACGTCACTTCCTGGGCCGGCGTGCGCGAGAATGGCTGGGCGCCTGACGGGCGCTGGTTCGGCGACACGCCCATTCTCGTCGGCAAGATCGAGGGCGAGGCGGCGGAGCGCGCCATTCCGAAAGTGCGCGCGGCGGTGCTGCGCTGGCGTGATGATTTCGAGCGCTATGTGCTCTGGCCGGGGCCGAATTCGAACAGCTTCATCGCCATGCTCGTGGCGGCCATCCCCGACAGCGGCATCTCGCTTCTGCCGACCGGCATCGGCAAGGACTATCGAGGAACGGGCTTCTACGCCGGCGCGACGCCAAGCCATAGCGGCGTGCAGGCTTCGGCCTATGGCGTGCTCGGATTTTCGCTGGGATGGGTCGAGGGCGTCGAGCTCAATCTGCTCGGCCTCGTCGCCGGCCTTGATGTCAGGCGACCGGCGCTGAAGCTGCCGGGCTTCGGCCGCATCGGCGCCGCACCTGTCGCTGACTGA
- a CDS encoding alpha/beta hydrolase, producing the protein MTAAAHRPRLSALAGVIGLAIGLGGCISSGVSDLTGVVASYSPFSSAPGETKKISLLVASTHEKANLGQATFSEIIATVPPGHSPGVIERPVVTMESPLRHVTLGKPRPLSGQGLQASVSRRLAGRQGMSRDVLVFVHGFNNSLEDAAYRLTQIVADTNFAGATILFAWPSRASMFSYVSDKDGATASRDALEKLLRDLGANPDVGRVHVLAHSMGSWLAMESLRQAAIGGDGSLGGKIGAVMLAAPDLDLDVFRGQIARIGRGDNISLFVASDDRALMISSRLAGLRARVGALDLSNREQRDEIASLGVRVYDLTGIGSSDYMRHGAFAEAPQIVQVIGARLKEPKITEGVATASAATSGPTTPSLGPVAAPGTVSQEALAPVTPIAAETQQAPPASTTVQ; encoded by the coding sequence GTGACCGCCGCCGCGCATCGCCCCAGACTGTCTGCGCTTGCCGGCGTGATCGGCCTCGCGATCGGGCTCGGCGGCTGCATCAGCTCCGGCGTCAGCGATCTCACCGGCGTCGTCGCGAGCTATTCGCCCTTCAGTTCCGCGCCTGGCGAGACGAAGAAGATTTCGCTGCTCGTCGCCTCGACCCACGAGAAGGCCAATCTCGGTCAGGCGACCTTTTCCGAGATCATCGCCACCGTGCCGCCGGGCCATAGCCCCGGCGTGATCGAGCGCCCGGTGGTGACGATGGAGTCGCCGTTGCGTCACGTCACGCTCGGCAAGCCGCGTCCGCTGTCAGGGCAGGGGCTGCAGGCGTCGGTGTCGCGCAGGCTGGCTGGTCGTCAGGGCATGTCGCGCGACGTGCTCGTCTTCGTTCATGGCTTCAACAACAGTCTCGAAGACGCGGCCTACCGGCTAACGCAAATCGTCGCCGATACGAATTTCGCCGGCGCGACCATTCTTTTCGCCTGGCCATCGCGCGCTTCGATGTTCAGCTATGTCTCGGACAAGGACGGCGCGACCGCCTCGCGCGACGCGCTCGAGAAGCTGCTGCGCGATCTCGGCGCCAATCCCGATGTCGGCCGCGTGCATGTGCTCGCCCATTCCATGGGGTCGTGGCTCGCCATGGAGTCCTTGCGTCAGGCCGCGATCGGCGGCGACGGTTCGCTCGGCGGCAAGATCGGCGCGGTGATGCTGGCGGCGCCCGATCTCGATCTCGACGTGTTCCGCGGCCAGATCGCGCGCATCGGGCGCGGCGACAACATCTCGCTGTTTGTCGCGAGCGACGATCGCGCGCTGATGATTTCGAGCCGTCTTGCAGGATTGCGCGCGCGCGTCGGCGCGCTTGATCTCTCGAACAGGGAGCAGCGCGACGAGATCGCGTCGCTTGGCGTGCGCGTCTATGATCTCACCGGCATCGGCTCCAGCGATTATATGCGCCACGGCGCGTTCGCCGAAGCGCCGCAGATCGTGCAGGTGATCGGCGCCCGCTTGAAGGAGCCGAAGATCACGGAAGGCGTCGCGACCGCATCCGCTGCCACATCAGGTCCGACCACGCCGTCACTTGGCCCGGTCGCCGCGCCGGGAACTGTAAGTCAGGAAGCGTTGGCGCCGGTGACGCCGATCGCCGCCGAGACGCAGCAGGCGCCGCCGGCGTCCACGACGGTTCAATAG
- a CDS encoding peptidase C15 produces the protein MAKPLKLLVTGFGPFPGIHVNPTDRLARLLARSGRFRRMGIAIEAHVFPTRWATVARDLPDVLKTTKPDAVLHLGVAGRRRKISVEMFARPSPSAISPDAGGKSAAPASRKGAALLRRIAAPAAPLLNALEKAGSASHLSHTAGRYLCNAIYHQSLSLRAEARDKRPTVFIHVPMPGPARASLPLSRVRSRKPGERATLKGLEEALLVLARAARSAQNG, from the coding sequence ATGGCGAAACCGCTCAAGCTGCTCGTCACCGGCTTCGGCCCGTTTCCCGGCATTCACGTCAATCCGACAGATCGGCTCGCGCGCCTTCTCGCGCGCTCCGGCCGTTTCCGGCGCATGGGCATCGCGATCGAGGCGCATGTGTTTCCGACGCGCTGGGCGACGGTTGCGCGCGACCTGCCTGACGTGCTGAAGACAACGAAGCCGGACGCCGTGCTGCATCTCGGCGTCGCCGGACGGCGGCGAAAGATTTCCGTCGAAATGTTCGCGCGGCCTTCGCCTTCAGCGATTTCGCCCGACGCCGGCGGTAAGAGCGCCGCGCCAGCAAGCCGGAAGGGCGCGGCGTTACTGCGACGGATCGCAGCGCCGGCCGCGCCGCTGCTGAATGCGCTGGAGAAAGCCGGCTCGGCGTCGCATCTCTCGCATACGGCGGGGCGCTATCTCTGCAACGCCATCTATCATCAATCGCTCTCGTTGCGCGCAGAGGCGCGCGACAAGCGGCCGACGGTGTTCATCCATGTGCCGATGCCGGGACCCGCGCGCGCCTCGCTGCCGCTTTCACGCGTGAGATCGCGCAAGCCAGGAGAGCGCGCGACCTTGAAGGGGTTGGAAGAGGCGTTGCTCGTGCTGGCGAGAGCGGCGCGAAGCGCGCAGAATGGCTAG
- a CDS encoding ABC transporter substrate-binding protein: MIRSFSLALSVAALTAAVAQAQELRIGLSSEPTSADPQFHALNPNNALALHVFGALVDNDETQRLTPGLARSWKPLNDTTWEFKLQPKATFSNGQKLTPRDVVYSFCRVPFVEGSPGPFSYAIKSVVAMETPDDETLIIKTATPDPLLPNNLISVNILNADVFGGGKNIKFKPGGCEDFGGNPKPVEFNNPAKAIGAGPYKFVEFTLGSQIVLERNENYWGEKPYWKKVTMKPLSNAGARVAGLLAGDVDMIEAPPMQDIERIKTSGATISQALTSRVIYIQLDQFNDPNWKSPTVKGTDKNPMLDKRVRQAMSMAINRQAIVERIMGGVAVPAGELLPYPMFGSTKGFPITKYDPDGAKKLLAEAGYPNGFEITLATPNDRYINDEKVAQAVAQMWTRIGVKTNIDAMTAGTFFTRRTKYEFSAFLAGWGSATGEISNSLVALSVSHNPGKGLGTTNRSRYSNPQMDALVIKATETIDDKEREKLLQQASKMVADDVGILPLHFEIRPWALKKGLTYKARSDENTLAMGVKPGPSN, encoded by the coding sequence ATGATCCGTTCGTTTTCGCTCGCCCTGTCGGTTGCGGCGCTGACCGCTGCTGTGGCGCAGGCGCAGGAGCTGCGCATCGGGCTGTCGTCGGAGCCGACATCGGCCGATCCGCAATTCCATGCGCTGAACCCGAACAACGCGCTCGCGCTGCACGTCTTCGGCGCGCTCGTCGACAATGACGAGACGCAGCGGCTGACTCCGGGGCTGGCGCGCTCCTGGAAGCCGCTCAACGACACGACCTGGGAATTCAAGCTGCAGCCGAAGGCGACCTTCTCGAACGGCCAGAAGCTGACGCCGCGCGACGTGGTCTATTCCTTCTGCCGCGTGCCCTTCGTCGAGGGATCGCCCGGCCCCTTCAGCTATGCGATCAAGAGCGTCGTCGCGATGGAGACGCCGGACGATGAAACACTGATCATCAAGACCGCCACGCCTGATCCACTGCTGCCGAACAATCTGATTTCCGTGAACATCCTGAACGCCGACGTTTTCGGCGGCGGCAAGAACATCAAGTTCAAGCCCGGCGGCTGCGAGGATTTCGGCGGCAATCCGAAGCCGGTGGAATTCAACAATCCGGCGAAAGCCATCGGCGCAGGCCCCTACAAATTTGTCGAGTTCACGCTCGGCTCGCAGATCGTGCTTGAGCGCAACGAGAATTACTGGGGCGAAAAACCGTACTGGAAAAAAGTGACGATGAAACCGCTCTCCAACGCGGGCGCCCGTGTGGCCGGCCTGCTGGCGGGCGACGTCGACATGATCGAAGCGCCGCCGATGCAAGACATCGAGCGCATCAAGACATCAGGCGCGACCATTTCGCAGGCGCTGACGAGCCGCGTGATCTATATCCAACTCGACCAGTTCAACGATCCCAACTGGAAGTCGCCAACCGTCAAGGGAACCGACAAGAACCCGATGCTCGACAAAAGGGTGCGGCAGGCGATGTCCATGGCGATCAACCGCCAGGCGATCGTCGAGCGCATCATGGGCGGCGTCGCGGTGCCGGCGGGCGAACTCCTGCCCTACCCCATGTTCGGGTCGACGAAGGGCTTTCCGATCACGAAGTATGATCCCGACGGCGCGAAGAAACTCCTCGCCGAGGCCGGCTATCCCAACGGATTCGAGATCACGCTGGCGACGCCGAACGACCGCTACATCAATGACGAGAAGGTGGCGCAGGCGGTGGCGCAGATGTGGACCCGCATCGGCGTGAAGACCAACATCGACGCCATGACGGCCGGCACCTTCTTCACCCGCCGCACCAAATATGAGTTCTCCGCCTTCCTTGCGGGATGGGGCTCGGCCACCGGCGAAATCTCGAATTCGCTGGTCGCGCTTTCCGTTAGCCACAATCCCGGCAAAGGGCTCGGAACCACCAACCGCTCGCGCTACTCAAATCCGCAGATGGACGCGCTCGTGATCAAGGCGACGGAGACCATCGACGACAAGGAGCGCGAGAAGCTGCTGCAGCAGGCTTCAAAGATGGTCGCCGACGATGTCGGCATCCTGCCGCTGCATTTCGAGATCCGCCCCTGGGCGTTGAAGAAGGGCCTGACCTACAAGGCGCGCTCGGACGAGAACACGCTCGCCATGGGCGTGAAGCCCGGCCCGTCCAACTGA
- a CDS encoding ABC transporter permease: MQSPSAVIGLSILLILLALAILAPWITPQNPYDLTQLDIMDGTLPPGSKMGAGFTAWLGTDEQGRDMLSGIIYGMRISLGVGAVSVVFACAIGASVGVLAAYAGGKVDTIVMRVVDLQLSFPAILIALVLLAVFGRGVDKVVIALVVVQWAYYARTVRGSALVERRREYIEAARCLALPKSRVVFRHLLPNCLPPLIVVATVQVAHAIALESTLSFLGVGVPVTEPSLGMLIAKGYQYLLSGKYWISTFPGVALVIAIVAINLVGDRLRDVLNPRLAH, translated from the coding sequence ATGCAAAGCCCGTCCGCGGTGATCGGGCTCAGTATTCTTCTCATCCTGCTGGCGCTGGCGATCCTCGCGCCGTGGATCACGCCGCAGAACCCTTATGATCTGACGCAGCTCGATATCATGGACGGCACGCTGCCGCCGGGCTCGAAGATGGGCGCCGGCTTCACCGCCTGGCTCGGCACCGACGAGCAGGGCCGCGACATGCTGTCCGGCATCATCTACGGCATGCGCATCTCGCTCGGCGTCGGCGCTGTGTCCGTCGTTTTCGCCTGCGCCATCGGCGCCTCGGTCGGCGTGCTCGCCGCCTATGCCGGCGGCAAGGTTGATACGATCGTCATGCGCGTCGTCGATCTCCAGCTCTCCTTTCCTGCGATCCTGATCGCGCTCGTGCTGCTCGCCGTGTTCGGCCGCGGCGTCGACAAGGTGGTGATCGCGCTCGTCGTGGTGCAATGGGCCTACTATGCGCGCACGGTGCGCGGCTCGGCGCTTGTCGAACGTCGTCGCGAATATATCGAGGCGGCGCGCTGCCTTGCGTTGCCGAAGAGCCGCGTGGTGTTCCGCCATCTGCTGCCGAACTGCCTGCCGCCGCTCATCGTCGTCGCCACAGTGCAGGTGGCGCACGCCATCGCGCTTGAATCGACGCTGTCCTTCCTCGGCGTCGGCGTGCCCGTGACCGAGCCTTCGCTCGGCATGCTGATCGCGAAGGGCTACCAGTATCTCCTGTCAGGCAAATACTGGATCTCCACCTTCCCCGGCGTCGCACTCGTGATCGCGATCGTCGCCATCAATCTCGTCGGCGATCGCCTGCGCGACGTTCTCAATCCCCGGCTCGCGCATTGA
- the meaB gene encoding methylmalonyl Co-A mutase-associated GTPase MeaB, which translates to MNAAARQPANDDQLRAALIAGDRAALARAITLIESKRGDHRARAQALLQSLLPLTGGAMRVGLTGVPGVGKSTTIDALGSLLTSQGRKVAVLAVDPSSSRTGGSILGDKTRMARLAIDRGAFIRPSPAAGTLGGVASRTRETMLLCEAAGFDVVIIETVGIGQSETTVADMTDFFLVLMLPGAGDELQGIKKGVLEIADLIAVNKADGDNLPRARAASSEYSAAMHILAPESSLWTPPVMLISAANETGLDEMWAHVMDYRARMTASGDISRKRSAQEVRWMWALVEERLRAKLAHDPALKARIPAIERAVSKMELSAPMAADQIAALAGL; encoded by the coding sequence GTGAACGCCGCCGCCCGACAGCCCGCGAACGACGACCAATTGCGCGCTGCGCTCATCGCCGGAGACCGGGCGGCGCTGGCGCGCGCCATCACGCTGATCGAATCGAAACGCGGAGATCATCGCGCCCGCGCGCAGGCGCTGCTGCAATCGCTGCTGCCGCTGACCGGCGGCGCGATGCGCGTCGGACTGACCGGCGTGCCCGGCGTCGGCAAGTCGACGACGATCGACGCGCTCGGTTCGCTGCTGACGTCGCAGGGGCGCAAGGTCGCGGTGCTTGCCGTCGATCCTTCTTCGTCGCGCACCGGCGGCTCGATCCTCGGCGACAAGACGCGCATGGCGCGGCTCGCGATCGATCGCGGGGCCTTCATCCGCCCCTCGCCTGCCGCCGGCACGCTCGGCGGCGTCGCCAGCCGCACGCGCGAGACGATGCTGCTCTGCGAGGCCGCGGGCTTCGACGTCGTCATCATCGAGACCGTCGGCATCGGCCAGTCCGAAACCACCGTCGCCGACATGACCGATTTCTTCCTCGTGCTGATGCTGCCTGGCGCAGGCGATGAATTGCAGGGCATCAAGAAGGGCGTGCTTGAAATCGCCGATCTCATCGCCGTCAACAAGGCGGATGGCGATAACCTCCCGCGCGCCCGCGCCGCATCGTCGGAATATTCGGCGGCGATGCATATTCTCGCGCCGGAATCTTCGTTGTGGACGCCGCCCGTCATGCTGATCTCGGCCGCGAACGAAACCGGCCTCGATGAAATGTGGGCGCATGTCATGGACTATCGCGCGCGCATGACGGCGAGCGGCGATATCAGTCGCAAGCGCAGCGCGCAGGAAGTGCGCTGGATGTGGGCGCTGGTGGAAGAAAGGCTGCGGGCGAAGCTCGCGCATGATCCCGCGCTGAAAGCGCGCATTCCCGCGATCGAGCGCGCGGTGTCGAAGATGGAACTGTCCGCGCCAATGGCCGCCGACCAGATCGCCGCGCTGGCGGGACTTTGA
- a CDS encoding asparaginase produces MNDPILVEVTRGPLVESRHVGALAISDGQGKLLLSLGDVERGVFPRSAVKGLQALPLVESGAADRYKLTDAEIALACASHRGEDAHVETARGMLAKAGRDEPCLECGAHWPGEEVGRALSARGAKPTQLHNNCSGKHSGFVCTACHEGEDPRGYVKPEHPVQRRIRAAMSEIAGVALDERVMGVDGCSIPSYATPLSALARAFARFGSGETLDATRAAAAKRIRKAVAAQPFMVRGTGGFDTVVMEALRERAFTKTGAEGVYCAALPETGLGVALKCADGAGRASEIVMASVIASLLKLNDSERAVVDRARAPALKNWNGIHVGDMKPSAELMRVLEPLEQR; encoded by the coding sequence ATGAACGATCCCATCCTCGTTGAAGTCACGCGCGGCCCGCTGGTCGAGTCCCGCCATGTCGGCGCGCTCGCGATCAGCGACGGCCAGGGCAAGCTCCTGCTCTCGCTCGGCGATGTCGAGCGCGGCGTGTTCCCGCGCTCTGCAGTGAAGGGGCTGCAGGCGCTGCCGCTGGTGGAGAGCGGCGCGGCCGATCGCTACAAGCTGACCGACGCCGAGATCGCGCTCGCCTGCGCCTCCCATCGCGGCGAGGACGCGCATGTGGAGACCGCGCGCGGCATGCTCGCGAAAGCGGGCCGCGATGAACCCTGTCTCGAATGCGGCGCCCACTGGCCGGGCGAGGAAGTCGGCCGCGCGCTTTCGGCGCGCGGGGCTAAGCCGACGCAGCTTCACAACAATTGCTCCGGCAAGCATTCCGGCTTCGTCTGCACGGCCTGCCATGAAGGCGAGGACCCCAGGGGCTATGTGAAGCCCGAACATCCTGTGCAGCGCCGCATCCGCGCCGCGATGAGCGAGATCGCGGGCGTTGCGCTCGATGAGCGCGTGATGGGCGTCGATGGCTGTTCGATTCCGAGTTACGCGACGCCGTTGTCGGCGCTGGCGCGCGCCTTCGCGCGCTTCGGCTCCGGCGAGACGCTTGACGCCACGCGCGCTGCGGCGGCGAAGCGCATCAGGAAGGCGGTCGCGGCGCAGCCCTTCATGGTGCGCGGAACCGGCGGCTTCGATACTGTGGTGATGGAGGCGTTGCGCGAGCGCGCTTTCACCAAGACCGGCGCTGAAGGCGTCTATTGCGCGGCGCTTCCCGAAACAGGCCTTGGCGTCGCGCTGAAATGCGCCGACGGCGCCGGCCGCGCATCAGAGATCGTCATGGCGAGCGTGATCGCGTCGCTGCTCAAGCTGAATGACTCGGAGCGCGCGGTGGTCGATCGCGCGCGGGCGCCGGCGCTGAAGAACTGGAACGGCATTCATGTCGGCGACATGAAGCCTTCCGCGGAACTGATGAGGGTGCTGGAGCCGCTGGAGCAGAGATAA
- a CDS encoding ABC transporter permease, with product MLVYLIRRFAQAALVVAVMATVVFVSMYAIGNPIDLLAAQDASDAEKAALARELGLDKPLWEQFFIFAGNALRGDLGKSFVYNEPTLKLILQRLPATMELALTALVLSVALGVPLGVYAGLKPDSWFSRTVMSGSILGFSLPNFWIGLMLILFFAVELKWLPASGRGETVNVFGVPISLLTWDGLRHLFLPALTLSLYKAALVVRLARAGTREVAMQDYVRFARAKGLSYRRIVLVHIVKNMMIPVVTVIGLEFGSMIAFAVVTETVFAYPGMGKLLIDSINRLDRPVIVAYLMFTVILFVVINFIVDLIYAAIDPRVRLVEAKG from the coding sequence ATGCTGGTTTATCTGATCCGACGTTTCGCCCAGGCCGCTCTCGTCGTGGCGGTGATGGCGACGGTCGTGTTCGTGTCGATGTATGCGATCGGTAATCCGATCGATTTGCTCGCCGCGCAGGACGCGAGCGACGCGGAGAAGGCGGCGCTGGCGCGCGAGCTCGGCCTCGACAAGCCGCTCTGGGAGCAGTTCTTCATCTTCGCGGGCAACGCGCTGCGCGGCGATCTCGGCAAGAGCTTCGTTTATAACGAACCCACGTTGAAGCTCATCCTGCAGCGCCTGCCCGCAACGATGGAGCTCGCGCTCACCGCGCTCGTGCTCTCGGTCGCGCTCGGCGTGCCGCTTGGCGTCTATGCCGGCCTGAAGCCCGACTCCTGGTTTTCACGCACGGTCATGTCGGGCTCGATCCTCGGCTTCTCCCTGCCGAATTTCTGGATCGGCTTGATGCTCATCCTGTTCTTCGCCGTTGAGCTGAAATGGCTGCCCGCGAGCGGCCGCGGCGAAACGGTCAACGTGTTCGGCGTGCCGATCTCGCTGCTGACATGGGACGGGTTGCGCCATCTCTTCCTGCCGGCGCTGACCCTCTCGCTCTACAAGGCGGCGCTCGTCGTGCGGCTCGCGCGCGCCGGCACGCGTGAAGTCGCGATGCAGGATTATGTGCGTTTCGCGCGCGCCAAGGGGCTTTCCTATCGGCGCATCGTGCTCGTCCATATCGTCAAGAACATGATGATCCCCGTCGTGACCGTGATCGGCCTCGAATTCGGCTCGATGATCGCCTTCGCCGTCGTCACTGAGACCGTGTTCGCCTATCCCGGCATGGGCAAGCTTTTGATCGACTCGATCAATCGGCTCGACCGGCCTGTCATCGTCGCCTATCTCATGTTCACTGTGATCCTCTTCGTCGTCATCAACTTCATTGTCGACCTGATCTACGCCGCGATCGATCCGCGCGTGCGTCTGGTCGAAGCCAAGGGGTGA
- a CDS encoding histone deacetylase family protein, translating to MRAFYHPDQALHDPQQYMRFGRVIAAKDLPARTEKLIGALKSRGVALERPAAHGVAPAAKVHTAPYLKFLEEVWDRWTKLPEKGPEVWPNTFPYWSGRPEEPSRPPCPAEGLIGQMGWYLGDLSVPMGPHSFTSILRSCETAVSSADALIAGERAVYALCRPSGHHARADRASGFCYLNNTAAAAQHLRAKFSKIAILDVDAHHGDGTQQIFYHRDDILTVSIHADPSDYYPFYTGYIGETGVGAGVGFNLNLPLAHGATGDAMTVAIDKASAKIRAFGADALVVALGYDAHEKDPIGALKLQSRDFAVIGERVRALGLPTLIVQEGGYAIDVIGDCLDAFLGGLGSA from the coding sequence ATGCGCGCCTTCTATCACCCAGATCAAGCCCTGCATGACCCTCAGCAATATATGCGTTTCGGCCGCGTGATCGCGGCGAAGGATCTGCCGGCGCGCACGGAGAAGCTCATCGGCGCGCTGAAGTCACGCGGCGTCGCGCTGGAAAGGCCGGCGGCGCATGGCGTCGCGCCCGCCGCGAAGGTGCATACGGCGCCCTATCTCAAATTCCTTGAAGAGGTTTGGGATCGCTGGACAAAGCTTCCGGAGAAGGGACCGGAAGTCTGGCCGAACACATTCCCCTATTGGAGCGGCCGGCCTGAAGAGCCTTCGCGCCCGCCCTGCCCCGCAGAAGGGCTCATCGGTCAGATGGGCTGGTATCTCGGCGATCTCTCCGTGCCGATGGGGCCGCACAGCTTCACTTCGATCCTGCGCTCCTGCGAAACCGCGGTGTCGTCCGCGGATGCGCTGATTGCAGGCGAACGCGCGGTCTATGCGCTGTGCCGGCCCTCAGGCCATCATGCTCGCGCCGATCGCGCGTCGGGTTTCTGCTACCTCAACAACACCGCGGCTGCGGCGCAGCATCTGCGCGCGAAATTCAGCAAGATCGCCATCCTCGATGTCGACGCCCATCATGGCGACGGCACGCAACAGATCTTCTATCATCGCGATGACATTCTCACGGTGTCGATTCACGCCGATCCCAGCGACTATTATCCCTTTTACACCGGCTATATCGGCGAGACGGGAGTTGGCGCAGGCGTTGGCTTCAATCTCAATTTGCCGCTTGCGCATGGCGCGACCGGCGATGCGATGACGGTCGCAATCGACAAGGCGTCAGCAAAAATCCGCGCCTTCGGCGCCGACGCGCTCGTCGTCGCGCTCGGTTATGACGCGCATGAAAAAGATCCGATCGGCGCGCTGAAGCTCCAGTCGCGCGATTTCGCCGTGATCGGCGAACGGGTTCGCGCGCTTGGTCTGCCGACTCTCATCGTGCAGGAAGGCGGCTACGCCATCGACGTGATCGGCGACTGCCTCGACGCCTTCCTCGGCGGGTTGGGGAGCGCCTAG
- the argE gene encoding acetylornithine deacetylase: MTDARAITDILRSLVSFDTTSRNSNLPCIDWIENYLKGLGVATERVMDETGEKANLWATIGPADKPGYVLSGHVDVVPVDGQSWSTDPFALAEKDGKLYGRGACDMKGFDAVCLAMAPAMVKANLKTPIHFAFSYDEEVGCVGVRTLLDKLKDRPVIPKGCFVGEPTSMQVIIGHKGGRRVWVTVKGKAAHSSLVPQGVNAIEWGARVVSFIRDLEEKLETEGNRDPLYDIQHTTTQVGLFSGGVASNIVPEQAKFTYEVRAIGLDDPTEIAKSVERYAREKLEPRMKKIDPACGFEFDWAGGVPGFDAAPETEVVTLAKKFANRNDHAKVAYGTEAGLFVQMAGIPTVVIGPGSIEQAHKPDEFVEIAQLLSCAKFVDNLIQHCAK; this comes from the coding sequence ATGACCGACGCCCGCGCCATCACCGACATTCTCCGATCCCTCGTGTCGTTCGACACGACGAGCCGCAACTCCAACCTGCCCTGCATCGACTGGATCGAGAATTATCTGAAGGGGCTTGGCGTCGCGACCGAGCGCGTGATGGATGAGACCGGCGAGAAGGCCAATCTCTGGGCGACGATCGGGCCGGCGGACAAGCCAGGCTACGTGCTGTCAGGCCATGTCGACGTCGTGCCGGTCGATGGCCAGTCCTGGTCGACCGATCCGTTCGCGCTCGCGGAGAAGGACGGCAAGCTCTATGGCCGCGGCGCCTGCGACATGAAGGGCTTTGACGCGGTCTGTCTCGCCATGGCGCCGGCGATGGTGAAGGCCAACCTCAAGACGCCGATTCATTTCGCTTTCTCCTACGACGAGGAGGTCGGCTGCGTCGGCGTGCGCACCCTGCTCGACAAGCTGAAGGACAGGCCGGTGATTCCAAAGGGCTGCTTCGTCGGCGAGCCGACAAGCATGCAGGTGATCATCGGCCACAAGGGCGGTCGCCGCGTCTGGGTGACGGTGAAGGGCAAGGCGGCGCATTCCTCGCTCGTGCCGCAGGGCGTGAATGCGATCGAATGGGGCGCTCGCGTCGTGTCTTTCATCCGCGATCTCGAGGAGAAGCTGGAGACCGAAGGCAATCGCGATCCGCTTTACGATATCCAGCATACGACGACGCAGGTCGGACTTTTCTCCGGCGGCGTCGCGAGCAACATCGTGCCGGAACAGGCGAAGTTCACCTATGAGGTGCGCGCCATCGGCCTCGATGATCCCACCGAGATTGCGAAGTCGGTCGAGCGCTACGCCAGGGAAAAGCTTGAACCGCGCATGAAGAAGATCGATCCCGCCTGCGGCTTCGAGTTCGACTGGGCTGGCGGCGTGCCTGGTTTCGACGCCGCGCCCGAGACCGAGGTGGTGACGCTGGCGAAAAAGTTCGCCAACCGCAACGATCACGCCAAGGTCGCCTATGGCACCGAGGCCGGCCTCTTCGTGCAGATGGCTGGCATTCCGACGGTGGTGATTGGTCCCGGCTCGATCGAGCAGGCGCACAAGCCGGACGAGTTCGTCGAAATTGCGCAGCTTCTGTCCTGCGCGAAGTTCGTCGATAATCTGATCCAGCATTGCGCGAAGTAG